The DNA window GACATCAAGCGCCGAGCCACCGCCCGGCGTTTTTTTTCGTTGCTTTTGCGGGCGCCCTCACCGCAACGAGCGACACGAAACCGGGCTCGCGCCGGCAAACCTCGCGATCTGCCCGACATTCAAGGCAAAACGCAGCGATGGCTTTGCCCGATGGCGAAATTCGGCTTAAAGATGGCTTCCCGTTCCGCCACCCGATCATCATGGAATCCCAATGTCCCGTCCCCTGACCGTCAGCGATTTCAAGGAACTCGCCCGTCGCCGCGTGCCGAAGATGTTTTTCGACTACGCCGACAGCGGCTCGTGGACCGAAGGCACATACCGCGCCAACGAAGAGGATTTTGGCAAGATCAAGCTGCGCCAGCGCGTGCTCGTCGACATGACCAACCGGTCGCTGGAAAGCACGATGATCGGCCAGAAGGTGGCGATGCCGGTTGCGCTGTCCCCGACAGGGCTCACCGGCATGCAGCATGCCGACGGCGAAATCCTCGCCGCCCAGGCCGCCGAGGCCTTCGGGGTGCCCTTCACGCTCTCGACCATGAGCATCTGCTCCATCGAGGACGTGGCGGCGGCGACCAAGAAGCCCTTCTGGTTCCAGCTTTACGTGATGCGCGACCGCGCCTTCATCGAGAACCTGATCGAGCGCGCCAAGGCGGCCCGCTGCTCGGCATTGGTACTGACCCTCGACCTCCAGATCCTCGGCCAGCGCCACAAGGACATCCGCAACGGCCTGTCCGCGCCGCCCAAATTCACCCCCGTGAGCCTCTGGCATATGGCAATTCGGCCGGGCTGGTGCCTCGGCATGCTGGGCACGAAGCGGCGCACCTTCGGCAACATCGTCGGGCACGCCAAGAACGTCTCGAACCTCTCCTCGCTCTCGGCCTGGACGGCGGAACAGTTCGATCCGCAGCTTTCCTGGAAGGACGTGGAATGGATCAAGGAGCGCTGGGGTGGACCGCTGATCCTCAAGGGCATTCTCGATGCCGAGGACGCGCGGCAGGCGGTCGACACCGGCGCCGACGCGATCATCGTCTCCAACCACGGCGGCCGCCAGCTTGATGGCGCCCCCTCCTCGATCTCGGCGCTGCCCGACATCGTTGCGGCCGTCGGCGACCGGATCGAGGTTCATGTGGATGGCGGCATCCGCTCGGGACAGGACGTGCTGAAGGCGCTCTGCCTCGGCGCCAAGGGCACCTATATCGGCCGCCCGTTCCTCTATGGCCTCGGAGCCAACGGACGCGAGGGCGTCGCCTCGGTGCTGGAGATCATCCGCAACGAGCTCGACATCACCATGGCACTTTGCGGCAAGCGCCTGATCGCGGATGCCGGTCCGGATATGCTGCACAAGCAATCGTGACTTGGCCCCGACCGGAACAGGCTGGACACGGCCGGACGGCCACGCCAATTGGAAAAAGACGAGACGAACCAGCGAAGGTTGCTGCCATGACCACGGAGACCGTCCGCAATCCGAACGATCGCAACCATTTCATGGTCATTCGCCC is part of the Hartmannibacter diazotrophicus genome and encodes:
- a CDS encoding alpha-hydroxy acid oxidase; protein product: MSRPLTVSDFKELARRRVPKMFFDYADSGSWTEGTYRANEEDFGKIKLRQRVLVDMTNRSLESTMIGQKVAMPVALSPTGLTGMQHADGEILAAQAAEAFGVPFTLSTMSICSIEDVAAATKKPFWFQLYVMRDRAFIENLIERAKAARCSALVLTLDLQILGQRHKDIRNGLSAPPKFTPVSLWHMAIRPGWCLGMLGTKRRTFGNIVGHAKNVSNLSSLSAWTAEQFDPQLSWKDVEWIKERWGGPLILKGILDAEDARQAVDTGADAIIVSNHGGRQLDGAPSSISALPDIVAAVGDRIEVHVDGGIRSGQDVLKALCLGAKGTYIGRPFLYGLGANGREGVASVLEIIRNELDITMALCGKRLIADAGPDMLHKQS